CGACAGGCGTTTCATCAGCGGAATGATTACCGCTCGATCAGCATGTCGTTCGTGATCAGCGAGGTTGAGCATGGGGGAGCCGAGAAAATTCGTCATTTTGAGGCGCTGGCGGTCCGAGAGGATCTCATGCTTGTTGATCGCGGAGATGCGGACGGAATCCGGCTGCACCGTGATCTGGAGGAGCGCCGCCCCGCATTGGGAGTGTACGGCGCATGTCATCCCCAGTATCACCTGTTTCGAAGGGAGCCGCTCGAGACGTGGTCTCGGTACGACGGGCCGGGCTGGGTGGGGCTTGCGGAGGGCGGGATCAGCGCGATCCACGAGGATCCACGATTCATCGGGGTCGCGCCATGGAGCGCCCAGAACTTGTCGCCTTCGGAACAGCTTGATCGTCTCATGCGGCTGGATGTCAGGAAATGGGAAGTTGAGCATCGCGGAAATCTGCTTGCGGTCATCGGGTGGCTCAGCAGGGACGATTCAAGCGGATATGCCTACGAGTGGCTGCTTGACCCGTCGGCGGACATGGCGATTGTAGAAGTCGCCACCATCAAAAAATCGGCCGAGATTCGGCGCAGCATTCTCGCCCGGCATGAATATCAGAAGGTGGGCGAGAATTGGTGGCCGAAACGGTCATTCATTACCAATTACGGTCGCGGTATCCGGCGGACGGTTGAGTACAGCGATGTGAAGATTAATGACAAGAACCATCCGCGAAGTCTGACGCCAGAATCCATGGGCGTGCCGCTCGGGGCGGTTGTTCGAGTCGCGGGAGCCGGGACCGGAGGCGAACGGCGTTATGCCGGCTCTGGCCGAACGATGTCGCCGGAGGAGTTTGAGAGAAAGCGGTCGTCGCTTGATCTGAGCGCGTATGAACGGTACCAGGAAGCGCAGCGGGTGATGGGACCGGGATATTATCCGTCCTGGTGGGAGGATTCATCGGGCCGGCTCGGCGTGAAAGACGTCGAAGCGAAGCCGGATTCATGGGAAGTCTATGTGCGCCGATGGAAGCTCCGGCATACTGAGAAATCCAGTCACCCGCTGGGATGGAGGCAGATTCACGCCGCAGACTCCGCGCTGAAGGACTGCCGCCGCCGGGCGCGAAACCTTGTTGATTCCGGCGGGGATTCAGATACAGCCAAACTGAATGAGCAGATCGCGAGAATTTTCGAGGAGTTGAAGCAGCGATTGGGCGTGATCCTGACGACGGAGCAGCAATCCACGGAATCGACCGGCCGAGCGGCGTCGAAAGCCGGGGATTAGACCGGAAGATCGCGGCAATCCGTCATGCGGCCTCGTTAACTGCGCGCGTCTTCAAGGTAGGTGTAGCCTTTGAGGCCTTCTTCGTAGAAACGAAGGAGTTCGGCTGATTCGCGGAAGTTGATTCGCTTTTCTCGGACGGCGCGTTCGACGGTCTGTCGGAGGCGGGCGACGAGATTTTCCGGCGAGAACTGAACGTATTGCAGCACTTCTCCGACGGTGTCGCCGTCGATGACATGTTCGACGAAGTATTGTCCATCGTCCTTGACTGACACATGAATGGCGTTCGTATCGCCGAAGAGGTTGTGCATGTCTCCCAGGATCTCCTGGTAGGCTCCGGTCAGAAAGATTCCAAGGAGGTATTCGTCGCCGTTGTTGAGCGGGTGCAGCTCGATGGTTGTCTTCACATCGCGCAGGTCGATGAACTTGTCAATCTTGCCGTCGGAATCGCAGGTGATGTCGGCGAGGATGGCTCGGGCCGTGGGCTCCTCGTTCAGGCGATGGATCGGCATGATCGGAAGCAGTTGGCCGACCGCCCAGCAGTCAGGGACGGACTGGAAGATGGAGAAGTTCCCGTGGTAGGTGACGGCGAGCTGTGCTTCGAGTCCCTGCAATTCTTCGGGGACGTACTCCTTCTCTCGCATGATGCGGATGATCTTGCGGCAGGCTGACCAGAAGATGGACTCCATGACGGCGCAGTCCTTGAGCGTCAGGTATCCGAGCTTGAAGAGTGTCATGCCTTCGTCGCGAAGCGCGAGGGCGTCGTGATACGCCTCCTGGAAATTTTTGGCTGAAATGCTGTCGTGCATCTCAAGCATGTTGTGCATGACGTTGTGTGAGTCTTCCGGCAGCGATTGCGGCACGGGATTCTGCGTCAATTCGGTCACGCCGAGGATGTTGAAGATGAGGGCGGTGTGGTGCGCGGTGATCGCGCGACCGCATTCGGTCACCAGGGTCGGATGGGGCAGTTCCGCGGAATTGCATGCCTGAGCGATGGCATCGACCACGTCGGAGACGTATTCATCCATCGAGTAGTTCGCGCTGGAGTCGAAGGTGCTGCTGCTGCCGTCGTAATCCACGGCCATTCCGCCGCCGACGTCGAAGTACTTGAGGCCGGCTCCCATTTTCGCGAGCTCGATGTAAATTCGGCTGGCTTCGGCGAGGGCGTCCTTGATCATTCGAATGTTCGTGATCTGGCTGCCGAGGTGGAAATGGGTGAGAACGAGGCATCCGAGCATGCCGCTCTGTTCGAGCAATTCGACGCCGCGCAGCATCTCCGTGAGCGTCAGGCCGAATTTTGATTTGGCGCCGCCGGACTCCTGCCATCGACCGGAGCCGCGAGCCGCCAGCTTGGCGCGAAACCCGATCAGGGGCGAGACTCCCATGGCATTGGCGCGTTCGATGATGCGCGGCAACTCGCCGAACTCCTCCACGACGACGATGACGGGCTTTCCGAGCTTGGTGCCCCAGAGAGCGGTTTCGATGTATTCGATGTCCTTGTAGCCGTTGCAGATGATGAGAGGCTCCGGCGATTCAAGCATGGCGAGAACGGCAAGCAATTCGGGCTTGGAGCCGGCCTCGAGCCCGAATCGGTATCGGTCTCCGTACTTGACGATCTCCTCGACGACGTGGCGCTGCTGGTTCACCTTGATGGGATACACGCCCATGAACTGGCCGGTGTACTCGTGCTCAAGAAAGGCCTTGGCAAATGCGCTGTTAAGCTGCTCGATCCGCGTTCGGAGGATGTCCGAGAAGCGAATCAGCATGGGTAGTTCGATGCCGCGCTCGCAGAGCTCGTCGACCAGTTCCTTCAGATCGAAGGCGGGGCCGTCGGGGCCGCGCGGGCTGACGCGGATGTTGCCCCGCTCGTTGGCGGAGAAGAACCCGGCACCCCATTTGCGGACGTTGTAAAGATCGATCGAGTCTTCGACAGTCCACTTATGCAAAATGTCTGATCGCGGGGCGCTCTTTGTCAGTCCTGCCATTGAGGGGCTTCCTCCATATGTGTGTGGGCCGTGCGAAGCGCGATCGGCCGTCCTGATGGTGGGTCGGCCGAAGAGGGACGAATCTTTGATTGTATCAGAGCGACTGAAGTGAATCGAGTGGCTCTGGGGAAGGCGGACAGGGATTCCCGGAGCGAAATGCTCCGCCCTCGGGCGCCCCGGACTGGGACCGCGGGGCCGAGGCTGGCCGGCGATCTGTTTGGCGTCCGCGCCCTCGTCCGTTCAGATCAGCGACCGACCGGTCATTTCGGCGGGCTGCTCGAGTCCGGCGAGTTTGAGCAGCGTGGGGGCGATATCGGCGAGTCGTCCGTCAGGTTGGAGTGCGATGCCGTTTGTCCGCGTGGTTTCGCCTGTCGGCTTGCCGGAGGTGAGGTCATAGCTGCCCTTGTAGCGGTCATCGACGACAATGAGATCGACGTCGTAGGTCGTGTGCGAGGTGTGCGGGCTGCCGGTGTCTGGATCGATCATCTGCTCGCAGTTGCCGTGGTCGGCGGTGACGATGGCCGCACCGCCCCTGGCAAGCACGGCATCCACGACGCGACCGACGCACGTATCAACGGTTTCGACGGCGCGAATGGCGGCGGGAAGAACGCCGGTGTGTCCGACCATATCACCGTTGGCATAGTTCAGCACGAAGAGGTCGTACTGATCGCTTGCGATGCGCCGGAGCATTTCCTCTGTCACACCAAAGGCACTCATCTCCGGCTTCTGGTCGTAGGTACTGATATCACGGGGGCTGGGGATGATCTGCCGCTCCTCCCCTGGAAAGGGCTCGTCGCGGTAGTCGTTGAAGAAGAACGTGACGTGCGGATACTTCTCGGTTTCGGCGCAGCGGAACTGGGTCAATCCGAGTGACGACCAGTGGGCGCCGAGAATCCCCGTCATCTTCGGCGGCCGCGGGAACGCGACGTGGACAGGCAGGCCCTTTTCGTAGTCGCACATGGTGCAGAAATAGAGGTTCTTGATTTTCGGACCGCGATCAAATCCGTGCCGAACCGCCGCATCGGCCGGCTGATTCGGATCCGATTTTGCCGGAAAGGGAAACTCATCGTAGACGAACGCCTTGGTGAGCTCGCGCGGACGGTCTCCACGAAAATTGAAAAAGAACACGGCGTCGCCCGCGCGAACGGGGCGCGGCTCACCCACGATCGTGGCTTCGATGAATTCATCGCCATGCAGGTTCGCGTCCGTCGGGTGGTCGTAAAAGTACCGGAATGCGGCCTCGGCGGCCGACGTGCCCGGCGCAGGCGGCGCTTCAATGCGAACGCCCCTGGATTCGGTCAGCATGCGATACGCTTTCTCCACACGATCCCAGCGGTTGTCGCGATCCATGGCATAGAATCGGCCGATGAGTGATGCCACACGTCCGACACCGATGGCGCGCATCTTCGCCTCGACCTCGCGGATAAACTCAATTCCCCTGGTCGGCGGCGAATCGCGGCCGTCGCCGAATGCGTGAAACAGCACCTGGTTTCCACGGAGTCCGTTGCGGCCGGCAAGCTCCAGCACGGCGTAAAGGTGCTCCAGTGCGGAATGCACGCCGGCGTTGCTGCACAGCCCCATGATGTGAAGGACGCCGCCGTTTTCGATGGCGTGAGCGCAGGCGGCCTTGAGAACCGGGTTTTCATGGAAGGTTCCGTCGCGGATGGTGCGCGTTATGCGCATCTGTTCCTGATCGACAATTCGCCCGGCGCCGATGTTCTGATGTCCGACTTCGCTGTTACCCATGACGCCATCGGGCAGGCCGACGTTTTCTCCGCTGGTGTGAATCTGCACCCACGGATAGCAGGAGCGCAGTCGATGATCGACCGGCGTTTTTGCAAGGTGGACGGCGTTGGCGCGATTCCATTCAGGATAGGGATTGTGTCCCCAGCCGTCGCGAACAATCAGCAGAAGAGGGCGCTTGATGAGGCTGGACATATCAGAGTCTCCGAAACTCTCAGTCGCATCGGATTGGGAGATACTTCGCGCTGGCGTCTATTTCTCTTTCAATTCTAGTGCGCCGGCCCAATCGTCTCCCGGCGGAAATGTCTTCAGTTCCTGGCATGCGTCGATGTAGCGGCCTGCGCCGGCGTCATCAGGGCGTCTCGCGAGGATGCGGGTGAAATGAACAATGCACTCGTCCCACCGGCGTTGTTTGTACAACTCCACGCCGGCCTCGAATCGCCGGGCATATTCGAGGACGGTCGCGTCGACGTCGCCCCTGCGGCCAAGCAACTCGAACACGGGCGTGGTTCTTGATTTGCCTTTGACCTGAAGTTCGGCGAGGTAACGGAACTCGTATTGATCGCCGACCCGGTCGTGCAGGTCGCCGTTAACCAGAATGCTCGTGCCGAAGACCTTGTTCGCCGGCTCAAGGCGCGCCGCGAGATTGACGACGTCCCCGATAACGGTGTAGTCGGCCTTCAGCTCTGATCCGAGATCGCCGTTCATGCAGTGGCCGGTTGCCATGCCCAATCGCATTTCAAGCCGGGCGAAAATCGGTGAATCGCCGCCTGCAATTCGATCTTTCTTGA
This portion of the Phycisphaerae bacterium genome encodes:
- the speA gene encoding biosynthetic arginine decarboxylase, whose translation is MAGLTKSAPRSDILHKWTVEDSIDLYNVRKWGAGFFSANERGNIRVSPRGPDGPAFDLKELVDELCERGIELPMLIRFSDILRTRIEQLNSAFAKAFLEHEYTGQFMGVYPIKVNQQRHVVEEIVKYGDRYRFGLEAGSKPELLAVLAMLESPEPLIICNGYKDIEYIETALWGTKLGKPVIVVVEEFGELPRIIERANAMGVSPLIGFRAKLAARGSGRWQESGGAKSKFGLTLTEMLRGVELLEQSGMLGCLVLTHFHLGSQITNIRMIKDALAEASRIYIELAKMGAGLKYFDVGGGMAVDYDGSSSTFDSSANYSMDEYVSDVVDAIAQACNSAELPHPTLVTECGRAITAHHTALIFNILGVTELTQNPVPQSLPEDSHNVMHNMLEMHDSISAKNFQEAYHDALALRDEGMTLFKLGYLTLKDCAVMESIFWSACRKIIRIMREKEYVPEELQGLEAQLAVTYHGNFSIFQSVPDCWAVGQLLPIMPIHRLNEEPTARAILADITCDSDGKIDKFIDLRDVKTTIELHPLNNGDEYLLGIFLTGAYQEILGDMHNLFGDTNAIHVSVKDDGQYFVEHVIDGDTVGEVLQYVQFSPENLVARLRQTVERAVREKRINFRESAELLRFYEEGLKGYTYLEDARS
- the gpmI gene encoding 2,3-bisphosphoglycerate-independent phosphoglycerate mutase, which encodes MSSLIKRPLLLIVRDGWGHNPYPEWNRANAVHLAKTPVDHRLRSCYPWVQIHTSGENVGLPDGVMGNSEVGHQNIGAGRIVDQEQMRITRTIRDGTFHENPVLKAACAHAIENGGVLHIMGLCSNAGVHSALEHLYAVLELAGRNGLRGNQVLFHAFGDGRDSPPTRGIEFIREVEAKMRAIGVGRVASLIGRFYAMDRDNRWDRVEKAYRMLTESRGVRIEAPPAPGTSAAEAAFRYFYDHPTDANLHGDEFIEATIVGEPRPVRAGDAVFFFNFRGDRPRELTKAFVYDEFPFPAKSDPNQPADAAVRHGFDRGPKIKNLYFCTMCDYEKGLPVHVAFPRPPKMTGILGAHWSSLGLTQFRCAETEKYPHVTFFFNDYRDEPFPGEERQIIPSPRDISTYDQKPEMSAFGVTEEMLRRIASDQYDLFVLNYANGDMVGHTGVLPAAIRAVETVDTCVGRVVDAVLARGGAAIVTADHGNCEQMIDPDTGSPHTSHTTYDVDLIVVDDRYKGSYDLTSGKPTGETTRTNGIALQPDGRLADIAPTLLKLAGLEQPAEMTGRSLI